The window GGTGGTTTTTATGGTTGAAACGATTCTGGAGCAGCAGACGCGCAGGACAGAGAGGCAGGAATACTTCTCGTCCGAGGATATTGTGGGGAAGCGGGTGAAGAACCCGGATGGCTATGACCTCGGTGAGATCTCAAGCCTCCGGGTCGGCCTACCCACGGGAAAAGTGGCATACGCGGTACTCAGGAGTGGAGGCATGTTCGGTCTCGGCTCGAAGTTCTTTGCAATCCCCATCGAGGCCATGATCTACCGGCCGGGAGACGACGTCTTTGTGGTGAATATCAGCAAGTATAAGCTCGAGAACGATCCCGGGTTCGTCGAGGGTGATTGGCCCAGGGAGCCGAACTGGAACCTGATTGAGTCGACCCGCCCGATGGGGCCCCCGAGCCAGGAAGAGGCGCGGGCCGTGACCCGGGTGGAACCCCCTCCCCGGGAGGTCGTCACGACAGAGCGGGTGGAGGTGCGGGAGAAGGCCGGGCGAACGGGAATCCCGATAACAGCCGAGGAGGTCGAGGGGAGAGGCACAACGGCGACGCAGTCCGTGATGGAAACCCGGCCTGAGGAGGTCGTCACGACGGAGCTGAGAGAGACACGAGAGAGAGTAACCGAGGAGACCCGTCCGGTGACGGGAGTCGAACGCCCCACAACAACCCCGGGACCGGCTCCCGGGCACATCTCCGCATCCGACCTGCAGACCTACCTCAAGGGCATGGATTATCCAGCGGGCAGAGAGGATCTCGTCGCCCATGCGCAGAGGAACAACGCTCCGGAGAGCGTGATCACAATACTTCAGGGCTTCAGCAACCGGACCTACCGGTCAGCCGCCGAAGTGAGCGAGGAGTTCGGCAGAGAGACCCGCGGCGAACGGCCGGGAGCGCCGGAGACCGTCACCCGGGGGGAGCCCGAGGTCCGAAAGACCGTGCCGCACCGGGAACGCATCTCCGCATCCGACCTGCAGACCTACCTCAAAGGCATGGATTATCCAGCAAGGAAAGAGGATCTCATCGTCCATGCGCAGAGGAATAACGCTCCGGAGAGCGTGATTGCGGCGATCCGGCAGTTCAGCGACCGGACCTACCAATCCGCCGCCGATGTGAGCGAAGAGTTTGGAAAGATAGCATAACCACCGGTACCTCGATCTCCGGGGATCCAGGCTCGTTTCCACCTAGAGGGCAAGCCGCATCTGCACCGAATCCCGCCCGCCGAACGTTAGATAGCATCCGGCAGCCTTTCCCGGAACCCCGGCCCGCGCCGCAAGGTCAGCAGGGCCGGTAAACGGCTTTTCTTTGCGCAGCAGGAGGATTCTGTCGGCTCTCTTCGGCCCGATGCCTGGTACCCGGAGGAGGTCGCGGCGTGAGGCCAGGTTGACGTTCACCGGACTGCTGCCGTCTGCGAGGACCTCCTTTGGATCACGGTTCGGGAGATAGTCCCCGTCATCAAGGACCGTCCGGAGTTCATCGGGCGTAACCCCATACTCCCGGAGCAGGGAGTCTGCCTGGTACCACCGTCTTGCCCGCCATACGGGGGTATTGGGGCGTGAGGCGAGGGGGGTTCCCGGCAGGGCATGGAACGCCGAGAAGTAGACACGGGAGGGGCGGACCCGCCGATACTGGTCGGCGAGACATGAGAGGATCTCGGCATCGGTCTCACCCGCCGCCCCAAGAACGATCTGGGTGGTATGCCCGCCGGGCTTCTCCTCAGCGATCCAGGCCTGACGTTTCAGGATATCCTGCCTGTAATCCTTCACCCCGGCGATGCACCCGAGTCGGTCGGCGGACGTCGCCTCCAGGTTGATGCTGATCCGGTCCGCCACACGGGCAGCGTCGTGAATGTCCGCCCGGGTGGCGCCGGGGAGGATCTTCAGGTGAAGATAGCCGTCATAGCCCTGCCGCCGCAGGATCTCCCCCGTCTCCACGATCTCGTGCATCACAGAATCGACGTCTCCGGCGATACCGGAACTTAAGAAAAGCCCGCCCACGAGCCCCTCCTGCCAGAGCCCGAGGAAGGTCCTGGCAAGTTCTTCAGGGGTGAACCGGAGCTGCTCTCGCTGCAGGCGGACTGCACAGTAAGCGCAGTCGTAAGCGCAGGTGCCGTGAAGCAACACTTTGAGCATCCGCCCGCATCCGCCAGCCCGCCGGTTGTAGTTGATGACAGGTGCAGCAGAAAGAAGCCTGATCCCCTCCCCGGGACTGCAGAGGTCGAATCGGCCCGCCGCGGTGAGACGGGTAAGTTTCTGCTCCAGTGTCGACATGCAGAAGCATCGGTTCGCAGAATTAAGAGCTTGCCGCGCGGGGTGTGAAAGTGTCGATGAACATCAGGTATGATACGACCGCCAGCGTGGGCGCAGTCCCCCCGCAGGGCTGATACAGTGAGGAATATCCTGGAGAACGGAATAAACATAAACAACAGTTTCTCATTACCACGGAGAGAGACAGAGATGGAGAGTCGACCGGATTACGACGCAGTCGTTATCGGGGGCGGGCCGGCCGGAAGCACTGCGGCGTATCTGCTTGGCCGGTTCGGTCACCGGGTGGCGCTTTTTGAGAGACAGAGGTATCCTCGAGATAAGCTCTGCGCTGGCTGCCTCAGCCAGAAGTCCGTCCGGTTCCTCGAGCGGGTCTATTCCCTGCCGGTTCCCGCCCTCAGGAAGGAAGGACTGCTTGATTTCACCGGGACGGATTATGCCCTCTACATAGGAAGCAACCGTGTCCTCGCCGAAGACCTCGCTGAACCGTTCCACTTCACCCGACGGGAGCGCTACGACACTTACCTCGCCCATAAGGCGGCAGAGGCCGGCGCAGAGATCCACGAAGGCGTCGACGTGACCGCAATCGACCACGTCAACCGTATCGTCACGACCTCAGACGGAGAACAATATACTGCCCGTGCCATCATCGGTGCCGATGGGATCCATAGCCGGGTCCGGCGCTCCCTCCCGGACAGCGCTATCGACCCGGAGCGGTGGAACAAGAACCTCGGCTGGGCCCTGGAACTTGCGATCCCGCGGGAGGAGGCAGAGGTGCGCATGAGCGAAGAAGCGACCATTCGTCTAAGCGACGGTCTTACAACACCGTGCCTCGTTCTTGATGTCTGCCGGTGGGGCTACGGCTGGGTCTTTCCGAACAGAGAAGAGATCATCGTGGGGATCGGGGGGCTGATTGAGAAGAACCGGAGAGGGCTCCCCGATCGTCTCAGGGAATTTTTGAAGGTCGTCGGTCTTTCAGCCTTTGAAGAGCGGAAACCAGCAGGATGGCCCCTGCCGTTCGGCAATTACATCACCTCCCCGGCCTATGAGGGGACACTCCTCGTCGGGGACGCTGGAGGGTTTGCAAGTCCCATCCTCGGCGAAGGGATCTTTTACGCCCACCGGACCGCGGAACTCGCCGCCCACGCCGTTGACCGCCACATCACCACAGGTGCACCGCTCGCCGGGACCTACACCTCCCTCCTCAACCGGCGCCTCATCCCCGAACTCCAGGCGGAGATGAGACTCCGGGACTTCATCTACCGTTGCCTGGATGCCCGGATGTACATACCCCTCGTGGCCTTGATGAGAACGACGCGCAGGCGGGTCATCGACGCAGTGCAGGGGTCCCGATCGTTTCGGAGATTTCGACACGATGAGGATCTCCACACCGCCGTCTGGTGATCGTTTGCCCGGCAGATACCTCTTATCCATCCATATGCTTAATGTGCCGGCTCATGGAGATCTCCTGCCATCCCTCTCTTCATGAAGGCAACACCCGCACGGGAGGATGCCATACTCTGGATCGCACGGCTTGCCTCCTGGCGGGTTTGACAGGGTCTACCTGATGAGATAGGAGAGGTCTCGCGAACGGATGAGAGGTGAGTGCATTGCCCCCAGAAACGGGGGACGTCACCACTTCTCAATCAGGGAGACGAGCATCTTGCGGACCTGGGAGGTCAACTCGCAGTCAGGGTTGATCTCAAGGGCCTTGTCGGCGCATGCAAGCGCGTGGCGGTACATGCCGAGGTGGTAGAGGGCGCTGCACTTCATGCTCCATCCGGCAGAGTACCGCGGATCGAGCGAGAGCACCTGGTCGAAACACTCAAGCGCCTTTCGGTACTCTCCGAGTGCGTACAGGGCCCCCCCCTTCAGGCTCCAGACCCGGACATTCCCGGGGTCTTCACTGATGGCCCGGTCGTAGCAGGCAATGGCCTCCTCGTGCTGGTGCCGGAGGAAGTGAACATAACCAAGATCGATCCAGGCCGCCACAAAATGGGGATCGATCGAGAGCACTCGTTCGTAACAGGCAACCGCTTCGTCCAGCTGGCGCATTGCAACGAAGATCCCGCTCCGGTTATACCATGCGACGGCCGAGTCAGGGTTGAGCTCCACGGCCCGGTCATAGCAGGCAAGCGCCTCCTCAAACCTGTTGCGGCGTCGGTGCAACATCCCCCGTGAGACCCAGGCCGGAGCAAATTCCGGATCAATCTCAAGGGCTTTCTCCCAGCAGGCCAGAGCATCCTGATCCCGGCCGAGGAGATCAAGGAAGACGCCTTTGTTATTCCACATCTTCACGTTTGTCGGATCTTCTTCGAGCACTCTGTCAAAGCAACCTATAGCCTCAGTGAACCGTCCCTGCTGTGCGAGGGAGACGGCTTTTCTGCTCACCTCAGTATCTGTTTCGGGCCTCTCCCGGTCATCGGGATCGCATCTTCCAAAAAGTCTGTCTGTGATGCCCATTCCAGTGCTCCCCCCATAGCAACGCAACTGGTAGCAGGCATACAATATAACCGTTCCCCTTGATCGGGATGGCAAATGTTGTGGAAACGTGAACAACCCCCATCCGGACAGTCTCTTTGCGCTCCCTTCACTCAACGGACCCGGGGGTATTCTTACCCGGTATGGTGTCGGATCACCCGCTCCACTCGCCCGACGCCACCCTCGTGACGGAGTTCCGTATGCACCCGGGCATGGCAGATACCGCAGAGAGTGAGCAGGTTTTTCGGGTCATCGTTCGTGGGATCACGGTCGAGATGGTGGATGTGAAGGTCCCGCTCTCCGCCGCAGATAGCTCACCGTTGCCCGTCCCGCTCAAGAATCGCACGCCGGATCGCTTTCCAGCCAGGGAGGGCATACTTCTCCTGTGCACGGATATGGATCGAGAACCGTTCGCAGTACACGGAGCCTGCGCTCCGCACGGCGAACGGGCACTGATAGCAGAGCCGGCGAAAGCCGTTCCGGTCGGGGCAATCGTTGCAGGGTGGATCCAGAGAACGGTCGAATGCACCAAGATGCAGCTGGAGGTAGGTGCTCACGATCAAAAAGAAGGTTGGTTCCAGGACGGGATAAGGATGGGGTAACCCCAATCCCACAGATCACAGCGGCATCGGGACGGGAGTCTCGGGGCCCACAGACGTCCTGCTCTGGTGCAGGACAACACCAGCAGCGCTCCGGATCTCGATCTCAAGCGCCACGCCATCCATGGGTTCTTCACGCGGGACAACGATCGCGATGGGGTTGCCGCTGGAGATCCTCTCGTATCGCACGTTCTCCCGGGTCTCGATCATCGTGCCCCACGAGACGTCCCGCTCGATCGTATAGGTCACGCTGTAGGTTTCCGGTTCATCGGAGTTCGGGATGTATCGGAACTCCACACGGTCGTCGTAGCCGGAGGCCTCACCCCGGAACTCCGTTGCCGTCTTCCCCGCAGAAGACTGTCCTTCGCCGGTGCACCCGGCAGTGAAGAGCATCGTCACGAGGATCAGACATACGAGAAATATGCGTTTTACGGTCGAAGTCATTCCTCACCGTTTCCAGTCGGTTCCGTACCCGTTGGGCATCCGGTCCCGGCGCCCCGGGTGCGGTACGCACCAGTGAGAATGTATCTTCGGGATTTTTAAAATGAGTTCCGCAGGCATCTCCGCAAAGAGATGGCGGCAAGTCGTCACCCCTTCTTCTCCTCCTCCCGGTAAGGGATCGGGACGTAGGCGACCGACGGGCGGCGGGGCATCGCCTGGGGAAAGAGATCCATCAGGCGGTAAATCTCGGCGGGCATGCCGGAGATGACGGGAAGCCCGAGGTCCCGGGCCTCCTCGAAGGTGATCGGGTAGTCATGGGTCCACGTTCCCTCAACGAGCAGGCGTGCGAGGCGCTCTGCCCGATCAGTCTCCATGCGGTCCCGGAGCAGACTGACCACGAACTCCCTCATCTGGCTCTGGGCCTTTGCCGCGATATCGACCAGGATGAAGGTCTCATCCTCGATCTCCTCCGGAGGTTTCAGACGCGGAACCCGTAAGATCGACGCCGCCGGGTAGTCGCCGATCCGCGGATCGACCGGTCCGAGCACGGCGTTCTCATCCATCATCACCTCATCGGCCGCAAGACAGAGGAGAGTCCCGCCGGACATGGCGTAATGCGGGACGAAGACCGTCACCTTTCCTTTATGACGCCAAAGCGCCATTGCGATCTGCTCGGATGAGAGGACGAGACCTCCGGGGGTATGGACGATGAAGTCGATCGGCATCTCCGGTGGTGTGAGCCGGATCGCCCGCAGCACCTCTTCAGAGTCGTTGATGTCGATGTAGCGGTAGAACGGAATGCCCAGGAAGGCGACCCGCTCCTGCCGGTGGATGAGGGCGATGACCCTTGTTTGGCGTTCGGCCTCGATATCACGGATCGCCCGCAGGCGTCGTGCCCTGGTCACCTGCTGCTGGGCAAACGGCACCACGAAGAGGAGGATGATTGCAACCGCGAGGAGCACGGTCCAGATATCAGGCATTCTGGCAGCGTAATGCGCACTCAATATAAGAGGGTTCGCCCCAGTGACTCCGAGGCCTACCCCGGAAGGCGGCCAGGGTTATGCCGCGCTAAGGGGAGGAACTCGTCGATCGACGTCTGCCGGGTGCGTCCGCCCTCGAGGGTCGAGAGCCTAATCCCGATAAGCCGGACGGGCGTACCGTTGAGGAACGGAAGGAGCAGGGCTGATGCGATCCGTCGGATCGTCTCAGGGTCGCCGGTGAACCGCTCAAGCGTTCTCGACCGGGTATGTGTCTGGAAGTCGCGGTACCGGACCTTGACGGTGACGGTTCGGCACCGGAGACGCTCAGCCGCAAGGGTCTCGGCAACGTCGTCTGCAAGGGTCGCAAGCGTCTCGGACAGGAGAACGGGATCAGCGGTGTCCGTCTCAAACGTCGTCTCGCGGGAGACGGACCGGGACTCAACCCGACCCTGCACCTCGCGGTCATCGATCCCGCAGGCAAGACGGTGGAGGTGGATCCCGGGCCGTCCAAACCGGGCGATGAGATCCTGAACGTCCCTGCGTGCAAGATCGCCGATGGTCAGGATACCCATCCGCCGGAGTTCCTCACCGGTCTTCCTCCCGACACCGGGGATCTTCGTCACCGGCAGCGGGGCGAGAAACGACGTAACCTCATCGGGAGGGACAACCGTCAGTCCGTCGGGTTTTTGATGGTCAGAGGCGATCTTCGCCACGGCCTTGCCCGGGCCGATTCCGATCGAGCAGGTAAGCCCTGTCTCTTCCCGGATCTCGCGTTTAATTGCGGCGGCAAGTGCCTTTGCGGCCATGAAACTGCCGGCATCGCTGACGTCGAGGTAAGCCTCGTCGATGCTCACCTGCTCGATGCGCCAGGCATGCCGGGAGAGAACCGCCATGATCTCCTCTGAAACTCTGGTGTAGAAGAGGCGATCCACCGGAAGAAAGACACCGTGCGGGCAGAGGTCGTACGCCCGGGAGATGGGCATGCCGGAGTGGACGCCGTAGCGGCGGGCCTCATACGAGCAGGTGCTCACAACCCCCCGGCCCGCCCCGCCCTTCGGATCGGCGCCGACGATCACCGGTTTTCCAGCGAGGGACGGATTCCGGCGGACCTCCACAGAGGCGAAGAAACTGTCCATATCCACGTGCAGGATTATCCGGCCGCCGGTCGCCACGTCATGAACTCCTCCACACACCGGTCCTCTTGCGGAGATGTTTGAGATCCGGCGATATAAGGAGGTTTGGTGGCCGGGGCGAAAGTGAAGGGTCAAAAGGGGCTGCACGGGTGCTGGATGGAGCAGAGGGCGGCATTCTCCGATCATACCGGAAATGACCATGTGTAAGCCCGAAAACGGATTTCTACAGCAACAGGACACGTTAAACCCATGAAAATTACTTCCGTAGATGGGCCGTGTGGATATCGCTACGCACTGCCCCAGCCTACCTCATCGGTGAAGCTTGAACTGAGCGTTTCTGTAACCCAGACCTGGTGCAGACCCACCAACTGAACACCCCGCCGCCCCAATCCAAAGCCCCCGCGCGCCTCTTCGTGACCGGGACAGGTATCGCGGAGACGAGGGAGAGAAGAAGTGCGAAAGAATCACTGAAAATAAGCAGACTTCGTGATATGAATTTGTGGCCTCATAATACGTGGGCGAGTGGGAGCCACCCGCTCCACCTTCTCCATTTGATCGGCAGGAATGTTTGCGATCACGGAAATGAGGACGTGCAAATAAAAGGGTAATGGAGTTGGTTTACCTGGCCGGGATGATGAGCGAGCGCTCGCCGGCAGGCATGAACTCCCGAATTGCACCCTTCGCGAACTCGCGGCGGGGCTCGGAGAAGTCGAACTTCAGCGCCGGGTCGGCGAAGCAGACCTTCACGAGCGGACTGTAGCAGAACGCGTCGCCGCGGCCGTAGTGGGAACCGCCGACAATAGCGGCGTATTCGCCCTGGTGACCGACGTTCATCGCGTAGTTCGGGTAGTTCGGACCACGCAGTTCTCCCATCAGACCGCGGTCGGACTCCATGGAGAGCGAGTTTGCGGAACCGCACTGGTCCTGGAGGTCGTAGCCGAAGAAGCCGAGACGCGACCATCCGTCCTTGTGCAGGAGCATGGAGAGGTACCAGGCGTTCAGACCGGCGTTGGAGTTTCCGGTTGCGATGGAGGTCGAGAGACCGGATGCGGCGGCGATGACACCGGCACGCTGGGACCCGCCGAAGTGGTCCTCCATCATCGTCGGGAACTGCTCGTACTGCTCCATGGCGTTGAGGGTGACCTCGGTCGCGATATCGTTGACGATATCCTGGGTCGGCTTGACCTTGTCGCTCGGGCTCGGGTTCTTCCAGTCGACCTTGTACTTGTCCTTGATGTAGTCCATACCGTAGTAGGTGAACTCGTCGAGGATGTTGTCGGTGTAGGCCGCGGTTGCGTACTGGGTGAATCCGACACCGCCGGACATGTAGGAGCCGAGCCAGATCTGGT of the Methanoculleus thermophilus genome contains:
- a CDS encoding DUF2795 domain-containing protein, whose protein sequence is MVETILEQQTRRTERQEYFSSEDIVGKRVKNPDGYDLGEISSLRVGLPTGKVAYAVLRSGGMFGLGSKFFAIPIEAMIYRPGDDVFVVNISKYKLENDPGFVEGDWPREPNWNLIESTRPMGPPSQEEARAVTRVEPPPREVVTTERVEVREKAGRTGIPITAEEVEGRGTTATQSVMETRPEEVVTTELRETRERVTEETRPVTGVERPTTTPGPAPGHISASDLQTYLKGMDYPAGREDLVAHAQRNNAPESVITILQGFSNRTYRSAAEVSEEFGRETRGERPGAPETVTRGEPEVRKTVPHRERISASDLQTYLKGMDYPARKEDLIVHAQRNNAPESVIAAIRQFSDRTYQSAADVSEEFGKIA
- a CDS encoding helix-hairpin-helix domain-containing protein, whose product is MSTLEQKLTRLTAAGRFDLCSPGEGIRLLSAAPVINYNRRAGGCGRMLKVLLHGTCAYDCAYCAVRLQREQLRFTPEELARTFLGLWQEGLVGGLFLSSGIAGDVDSVMHEIVETGEILRRQGYDGYLHLKILPGATRADIHDAARVADRISINLEATSADRLGCIAGVKDYRQDILKRQAWIAEEKPGGHTTQIVLGAAGETDAEILSCLADQYRRVRPSRVYFSAFHALPGTPLASRPNTPVWRARRWYQADSLLREYGVTPDELRTVLDDGDYLPNRDPKEVLADGSSPVNVNLASRRDLLRVPGIGPKRADRILLLRKEKPFTGPADLAARAGVPGKAAGCYLTFGGRDSVQMRLAL
- a CDS encoding geranylgeranyl reductase family protein produces the protein MESRPDYDAVVIGGGPAGSTAAYLLGRFGHRVALFERQRYPRDKLCAGCLSQKSVRFLERVYSLPVPALRKEGLLDFTGTDYALYIGSNRVLAEDLAEPFHFTRRERYDTYLAHKAAEAGAEIHEGVDVTAIDHVNRIVTTSDGEQYTARAIIGADGIHSRVRRSLPDSAIDPERWNKNLGWALELAIPREEAEVRMSEEATIRLSDGLTTPCLVLDVCRWGYGWVFPNREEIIVGIGGLIEKNRRGLPDRLREFLKVVGLSAFEERKPAGWPLPFGNYITSPAYEGTLLVGDAGGFASPILGEGIFYAHRTAELAAHAVDRHITTGAPLAGTYTSLLNRRLIPELQAEMRLRDFIYRCLDARMYIPLVALMRTTRRRVIDAVQGSRSFRRFRHDEDLHTAVW
- a CDS encoding tetratricopeptide repeat protein, coding for MGITDRLFGRCDPDDRERPETDTEVSRKAVSLAQQGRFTEAIGCFDRVLEEDPTNVKMWNNKGVFLDLLGRDQDALACWEKALEIDPEFAPAWVSRGMLHRRRNRFEEALACYDRAVELNPDSAVAWYNRSGIFVAMRQLDEAVACYERVLSIDPHFVAAWIDLGYVHFLRHQHEEAIACYDRAISEDPGNVRVWSLKGGALYALGEYRKALECFDQVLSLDPRYSAGWSMKCSALYHLGMYRHALACADKALEINPDCELTSQVRKMLVSLIEKW
- a CDS encoding SDH family Clp fold serine proteinase is translated as MPDIWTVLLAVAIILLFVVPFAQQQVTRARRLRAIRDIEAERQTRVIALIHRQERVAFLGIPFYRYIDINDSEEVLRAIRLTPPEMPIDFIVHTPGGLVLSSEQIAMALWRHKGKVTVFVPHYAMSGGTLLCLAADEVMMDENAVLGPVDPRIGDYPAASILRVPRLKPPEEIEDETFILVDIAAKAQSQMREFVVSLLRDRMETDRAERLARLLVEGTWTHDYPITFEEARDLGLPVISGMPAEIYRLMDLFPQAMPRRPSVAYVPIPYREEEKKG
- the dinB gene encoding DNA polymerase IV, producing MATGGRIILHVDMDSFFASVEVRRNPSLAGKPVIVGADPKGGAGRGVVSTCSYEARRYGVHSGMPISRAYDLCPHGVFLPVDRLFYTRVSEEIMAVLSRHAWRIEQVSIDEAYLDVSDAGSFMAAKALAAAIKREIREETGLTCSIGIGPGKAVAKIASDHQKPDGLTVVPPDEVTSFLAPLPVTKIPGVGRKTGEELRRMGILTIGDLARRDVQDLIARFGRPGIHLHRLACGIDDREVQGRVESRSVSRETTFETDTADPVLLSETLATLADDVAETLAAERLRCRTVTVKVRYRDFQTHTRSRTLERFTGDPETIRRIASALLLPFLNGTPVRLIGIRLSTLEGGRTRQTSIDEFLPLARHNPGRLPG